In the Mastacembelus armatus chromosome 2, fMasArm1.2, whole genome shotgun sequence genome, one interval contains:
- the cyp27a2 gene encoding cytochrome P450 27C1, which produces MRCATRSVQLLSLCARTLPVVRAGQELRTGTSIAVSSKRNLKVQATTGTGRLKSMDELPGPSLATTLYWLFVKGYADKSHLLQGVQKRLYGPIWRSRFGPLDIINVASPELIAQVIQQEGQYPVRSELLHWKEHRDLRGQAYGLHVDTGPEWYRIRSVLNPRMLKMQEVVAYAPIIHQVVGDLLRRIELVRSRSPDQATVPNLAAELYKFGFEVTASILFETRLGCLQEQIPRDTVRFIAAVNNMLTLSELVMLFPRWSRRILPHWKRFVQAWDDLCDVAQTLIDRRIAEIEAQVRSGEPAEGTYLTYLLSSDKMTKAEVHITATELLLGGVDTTSNTLSWTLYHLARDPEVQERLYREVSSVCPDRREPTTDDLSRMPYLKAVIKETLRLYPVVPGNGRLISESKVIVDNYWFPKKTLFHLCHYTVCHDEGEFVDAERFLPERWLRAEAGDSGRRDSPGFYQHHPYSFIPFGIGVRACVGKRVAEMEMYFTLSRLLQHYEFQPEDGSPTVEPKTRILLIPGKPINLRFLPRA; this is translated from the exons ATGCGCTGCGCCACCAGGTCTGTCCAACTCTTATCGCTCTGCGCCCGGACTCTCCCGGTGGTCCGGGCCGGTCAGGAACTCCGAACGGGGACTTCCATCGCGGTGTCGTCCAAAAGAAACCTGAAGGTCCAGGCGACAACTGGGACCGGGAGGCTGAAGAGCATGGACGAGCTGCCCGGACCCAGTTTGGCCACCACGCTTTACTGGTTGTTTGTCAAAGGATACGCGGACAAGAGCCACTTGCTTCAG GGGGTTCAGAAGCGTCTGTACGGGCCCATCTGGCGCTCCAGGTTCGGCCCACTGGACATCATCAATGTGGCGTCTCCCGAGCTCATAGCTCAGGTGATCCAACAGGAGGGTCAGTACCCAGTCCGAAGTGAGCTTCTGCACTGGAAGGAGCACAGAGACCTGAGAGGACAAGCCTACGGTCTGCATGTGGA CACAGGACCCGAGTGGTACCGGATCCGCAGTGTCCTGAACCCCAGGatgctgaagatgcaggaggTTGTCGCTTATGCCCCCATCATCCACCAGGTGGTCGGAGACCTGCTGCGACGCATTGAGCTCGTTCGCAGTCGCAGTCCGGACCAGGCCACAGTTCCCAATCTGGCAGCGGAGCTCTACAAGTTTGGCTTTGAGG TTACCGCCTCCATCCTGTTTGAGACCAGGTTGGGCTGCCTGCAGGAGCAGATTCCCAGAGACACAGTGCGTTTCATCGCCGCCGTCAACAACATGCTGACTCTGTCTGAGCTGGTGATGCTGTTCCCACGCTGGAGCCGCCGCATCCTCCCCCACTGGAAACGCTTTGTTCAGGCTTGGGACGATCTCTGCGACGTAG CTCAGACCCTCATCGACAGGAGGATTGCTGAAATCGAAGCCCAGGTCCGCAGCGGCGAGCCGGCAGAGGGCACGTACCTGACTTACCTGCTGTCGTCAGACAAGATGACCAAAGCCGAGGTCCACATCACCGCCACGGAGCTGCTGCTGGGCGGAGTCGACACG ACGTCCAACACTTTGTCATGGACCTTGTACCATTTAGCGCGGGACCCTGAGGTCCAGGAGCGACTGTACCGGGAGGTCAGCTCCGTGTGTCCGGACCGGCGGGAGCCGACCACAGACGACCTGAGCAGGATGCCATACCTGAAGGCTGTCATAAAGGAGACGTTACG CCTGTATCCTGTCGTACCCGGAAACGGACGCCTCATTTCAGAGAGCAAGGTGATCGTGGACAACTACTGGTTCCCGAAGAAG ACTCTGTTCCACCTGTGCCACTACACCGTGTGTCACGACGAAGGCGAGTTTGTGGATGCCGAGCGCTTCCTCCCGGAGCGGTGGCTGCGCGCTGAGGCAGGAGACAGCGGCAGGAGGGACTCGCCAGGTTTCTACCAGCACCACCCGTACAGCTTCATCCCGTTCGGCATTGGCGTGCGCGCCTGCGTGGGGAAGAGGGTGGCGGAGATGGAGATGTATTTCACTCTGTCCAGG ctgctgcagcactaTGAGTTCCAGCCTGAGGACGGCTCACCAACCGTGGAGCCGAAGACTCGAATCCTGCTCATCCCAGGGAAGCCCATCAACCTGCGCTTCCTGCCCAGGGCCTGA